The following are encoded together in the Thermothelomyces thermophilus ATCC 42464 chromosome 3, complete sequence genome:
- a CDS encoding condensin subunit Cnd3-like protein (Contains conserved domain: COG5218, YCG1, Chromosome condensation complex Condensin, subunit G) encodes MPPRASTRSTRSSTRASTASRASSTVNTDVPDEGPDNALRTQIASVFREAQRTTATHRKLVVTLRKIQEACCYEPTSVKKSASTAAATAADFDEDDFNAEFVRCVLRVMPIKKSESVGEKTIRFIGLFLRHAVDKDNAAVGELDPDASTMPETPGTRLTAHLVETILPLMTAKDKFVRYRSTQLISHVVNSLDAIDDDLFQKLRAGLLKRIRDKEAMVRAQAVLGLGRLAGNQGDAEPDSDDSDDDGSSGLLERLLEVLQNDPSADVRRSLLVNLPILPSTLPYLLERARDQDAATRRAVYSRLLPALGDFRHLSLSMREKLLRWGLRDRDENVRKAAARLFRERWIEDCAGTQPPAETGQPAEASPPNLDALLELLERIDVVNSGGENGVALEAMRGFWEGRPDYREAMIFDDNFFETLSAESVFVVRTFNDFCRNEGNGKFESLVEEKLPEVTKVAFYLERYIKVLIDAIKRAEEQEVEDEEEEEDTAEQEFIVEQLLHIALTLDYSDEVGRRKMFSLLRQTLSIPELPEEVTKLTVAALRDICAPDAAGEKEFCSIVLEAVADVHDTIVDDVPENDDESFHSARSEVSGDTTPTRSGKSKTPELSEEEAAQKAIKEIMINMKCLHIVQCMLQNVSGDLQQNDHLVAMLNNLVVPAVRSHEAPVRERGLVCLGLCSLLDRSLAEENLTLFMHFFTKGHTELQITALHILTDILNVHGAQLLSSNPALLKVYVKALRSGAKHPEVQAAATVAVSKLLLGRVVSDHDVSAELLKTLVIAYFEPASSGNQSVRQALNYFLPVFCYSRAENQDLMRCIALDALHTLYNVREGFDDDDADIDDEMVSLSTIAACLADWTDPRKCYTPPSAGADGLGTDAAAEKRHVNADVHLDFAHDIIQRLGGNAPREEKKIIAALLGKLYVSPASSEDKTREVYAAICDAVDNQLVSDTASRNALYKIHVSLGKIVNSLDAAAAASEAGAAGAGAPGGKYRRSVSRASSVGLAPSEDRTVVQPDVKIKEEEMEDEDMVSDTGTAVHRSNDQSLVSEALSEDGGEG; translated from the exons ATGCCCCCGAGAGCGTCGACGAGGTCGACCCGATCATCGACGCGCGCATCGACAGCATCGCGCGCCTCATCCACCGTGAACACGGACGTGCCGGACGAGGGGCCCGACAATGCGCTGCGCACCCAGATTGCGAGCGTGTTCCGCGAGGCGCAGCGGACGACAGCAACGCACCGTAAGCTCGTCGTGACCCTGCGCAAGATCCAGGAGGCGTGCTGCTACGAGCCGACGAGCGTCAAGAAGTCGGCCTCGACGGCTGCCGCCACGGCCGCCGACTTTGACGAAGATGACTTCAACGCCGAGTTTGTGCGCTGCGTGTTGCGCGTCATGCCCATCAAGAAGAGCGAGAGCGTCGGCGAGAAGACGATCCGCTTCATCGGCCTGTTCCTCCGCCACGCCGTCGACAAGGACAACGCAGCCGTCGGCGAGCTCGACCCGGATGCCAGCACCATGCCCGAGACCCCCGGCACGCGCCTGACCGCCCATCTGGTCGAGACGATCCTGCCGCTGATGACTGCCAAGGACAAATTTGTGCGCTACCGCTCGACGCAGCTGATCTCGCACGTCGTCAACTCGCTCGACGCCATCGACGACGATCTGTTCCAGAAGCTGCGCGCCGGCCTGCTGAAGCGCATCCGGGACAAGGAGGCGATGGTGCGCGCCCAGGCCGTGCTGGGCCTCGGCCGGCTCGCGGGGAACCAGGGCGACGCGGAGCCGGATTCGGACgacagcgacgacgacggctcgAGCGGCCTGCTGGAGCGGCTGCTCGAGGTGCTGCAGAACGACCCCAGCGCCGACGTGAGGAGGTCGCTCCTGGTCAACCTGCCGATCCTGCCGAGCACCCTGCCCTACCTCCTCGAGAGGGCGCGGGACCAGGACGCGGCCACCCGCCGGGCCGTCTACTCGCGGCTGCTGCCCGCCCTGGGCGACTTCCGTCACCTCTCCCTCTCGATGCGGGAGAAGCTGCTGCGCTGGGGCCTGCGCGACAGGGACGAGAACGTGCGcaaggccgccgcccgcctctTCCGCGAGCGCTGGATCGAGGACTGCGCGGGCACGCAGCCGCCCGCCGAGACCGGGCAGCCGGCCGAGGCGTCGCCGCCCAACCTGGACGCCCTGCTCGAGCTGCTGGAGCGCATCGACGTGGTCAACTCGGGCGGCGAGAACGGCGTGGCCCTGGAGGCCATGAGGGGGTTCTGGGAGGGCCGCCCGGATTACAGGGAGGCCATGATCTTCGACGACAACTTCTTCGAGACGCTCAGCGCCGAGTCCGTCTTCGTCGTCCGGACGTTCAACGACTTCTGCCGCAACGAGGGCAACGGCAAGTTCGAGTCGCTCGTCGAGGAGAAGCTGCCCGAGGTCACCAAGGTGGCCTTCTACCTCGAGCGCTACATCAAGGTCCTGATCGACGCCATCAAGCGGGCCGAGGAGCAGGAggtcgaggacgaggaagaggaagaggacacGGCAGAACAGGAGTTCATAGTGGAACAGCTGCTGCACATCGCCCTCACCCTCGACTACTCGGACGAGGTCGGCCGTCGCAAGATGTTCTCCCTCCTGCGGCAGACACTGTCGATCCCGGAGCTGCCCGAGGAGGTGACCAAGCTCACGGTGGCCGCGCTGCGGGACATCTGCGCGCCCGACGCTGCCGGCGAGAAGGAGTTCTGCAGCATCGTCCTCGAGGCCGTGGCCGACGTCCACGACACCATCGTCGACGATGTGCCCGAGAACGACGACGAGAGCTTCCACTCGGCCCGGTCCGAGGTCAGCGGCGACACCACCCCTACGCGGAGCGGAAAGAGCAAGACTCCCGAGCTctccgaggaggaggccgccCAGAAGGCCATCAAGGAGATCATGATCAACATGAAGTGCCTCCACATCGTGCAGTGCATGCTCCAGAACGTGTCGGGCGACCTGCAGCAGAACGACCACCTCGTGGCCATGCTCAACAACCTCGTCGTCCCCGCCGTCCGCAGCCACGAGGCGCCGGTGCGCGAGCGCGGCCTCGTCTGCCTCGGCCTGTGCTCCCTCCTCGACCGCTCGCTCGCCGAGGAGAACCTCACCCTCTTTATGCACTTCTTCACCAAGGGCCACACCGAGCTCCAGATCACGGCCCTGCACATCCTCACCGACATCCTCAACGTGCACGGCGCCCAGCTCCTCTCGTCCAACCCGGCCCTGCTCAAGGTGTACGTCAAGGCCCTCCGCTCGGGCGCCAAACACCCAGAGGTgcaggccgccgccaccgtcgCCGTCTCCAAGCTCCTCCTGGGCCGCGTGGTGAGCGACCACGACGTGTCGGCCGAGCTGCTCAAGACGCTCGTCATCGCCTACTTCGAGCCCGCCTCCTCGGGTAACCAGAGCGTCCGGCAGGCGCTCAACTACTTCCTGCCCGTCTTCTGCTACTCGCGGGCCGAGAACCAGGACCTGATGCGCTGCATCGCCCTGGATGCGCTCCACACGCTCTACAACGTGCGCGAGGGgttcgacgacgacgacgccgacatcGACGACGAGATGGTCTCGCTGAGCACCATCGCCGCCTGCCTGGCCGACTGGACCGATCCCCGCAAGTGTTATACGCCCCCGTCGGCCGGCGCCGATGGTCTCGGGACGGATGCTGCGGCCGAGAAGAGACACGTCAATGCCGACGTGCATCTGGACTTTGCCCACGACATCATCCAGAGGTTGGGCGGGAACGCGCCCA GAGAGGAAAAGAAGATCATCGCCGCCCTCCTCGGGAAGCTGTACGTCTCCCCGGCCTCGTCGGAAGACAAGACCCGCGAGGTGTACGCCGCCATCTGCGACGCGGTCGACAACCAGCTGGTGTCGGACACGGCGAGCCGGAACGCGCTCTACAAGATCCACGTCAGCCTCGGCAAGATCGTCAACAGCCTcgacgccgcggcggccgcctccGAGGCGggggccgccggcgccggcgcgccGGGCGGGAAATACCGCAGGAGCGTCAGCCGCGCCAGCTCGGTCGGGCTGGCGCCGTCCGAGGACAGGACGGTCGTCCAGCCCGACGTGAAGatcaaggaggaggagatggaggacgaggacatGGTCAGCGACACGGGCACGGCGGTGCACCGGTCGAACGACCAGAGCCTCGTCAGCGAGGCCTTGTCGGAGGacgggggggagggg TAG